One stretch of Xiphophorus maculatus strain JP 163 A chromosome 19, X_maculatus-5.0-male, whole genome shotgun sequence DNA includes these proteins:
- the fam241a gene encoding uncharacterized protein FAM241A has protein sequence MSALPDHGDGLSMEDQRRRSAAQTFRGDLHSVRMDPSRTQTRPPNEAVLQRSHDPAIPAPQLDDCERMGTLFGMINKCLRGVGFNQVYFGDRTVEPVVVLVFWVLLWFLGFQALGLVGTLCIIIIYIQK, from the exons ATGTCGGCCTTACCGGACCATGGAGATGGGCTCTCTATGGAGGACCAGAGAAGGCGGAGCGCGGCGCAGACCTTCCGCGGGGATCTGCACTCAGTCCGG ATGGATCCCAGCCGGACCCAAACACGCCCTCCAAACGAAGCCGTGCTGCAGCGATCCCATGATCCGGCGATCCCAGCTCCTCAGTTGGACGACTGCGAGAGGATGGGGACTCTGTTTGGGATGATCAACAAGTGCCTGCGGGGCGTGGGCTTCAACCAGGTCTACTTCGGGGACCGGACAGTGGAGCCAGTGGTGGTTCTGGTCTTCTGGGTACTGCTCTGGTTTCTGGGTTTCCAGGCTTTGGGATTGGTGGGAACTCtgtgcatcatcatcatctacaTCCAGAAGTGA